Proteins encoded together in one Lysinibacillus sp. FSL K6-0232 window:
- a CDS encoding Lmo0850 family protein gives MTKEVDLKKIVSNLSKLGVTATVTKSRLELLKVLTPPTQTPQVQA, from the coding sequence ATGACGAAGGAAGTAGATTTGAAAAAGATTGTTTCGAATTTATCTAAGTTGGGTGTAACAGCCACTGTAACAAAGTCTCGACTAGAACTTTTAAAAGTGCTGACACCACCAACGCAGACTCCGCAAGTTCAAGCTTAA
- a CDS encoding FtsW/RodA/SpoVE family cell cycle protein: MENKRNFANRFDWTLAFILFTFLIISLLAIASAQTSGQYGINYVPKQIQWYVIGVIIISIVMFFEPEQYKKMSWYMYGAGIALLVLLIFMPEGPNQIGQPVNGAKSWYHTPIGNIQPSEFMKTFYILALARLISKHHEIHPLRSLKTDFLLLGKIAVTLIIPLAIILQQPDLGSALVFFAITAALIIVAGISWKIILPVFFGGVAAGGALLWMALYMQDFLETTFGFKTYQFARIYSWLDPYSYSSSDGYHLITSLNAIGSGEIFGKGFRNREVYVAENHTDFIFTVIGEEWGFIGASIVICMFFLLIYHLTKTTLLLKDPFSTYVCAGIIAMITFHVFENIGMTIQLLPITGIPLPFISYGGSSLMGNALAIGLVFSMRFHYRTYMFTTYDEDE, translated from the coding sequence TCAACTATGTACCAAAGCAAATACAATGGTATGTAATTGGTGTAATTATTATTAGCATTGTCATGTTTTTTGAACCTGAGCAATATAAAAAAATGTCATGGTATATGTATGGCGCAGGAATCGCCTTGTTAGTATTGCTGATTTTTATGCCTGAGGGACCAAATCAGATTGGTCAACCCGTAAATGGTGCAAAAAGCTGGTATCATACACCAATTGGGAACATTCAGCCCTCCGAGTTTATGAAAACTTTTTATATTTTAGCGCTTGCACGACTAATTAGTAAGCATCATGAAATTCATCCATTGCGCTCACTCAAAACGGACTTTTTATTATTAGGAAAAATTGCTGTAACATTAATTATACCTTTGGCGATTATTTTGCAGCAGCCTGACCTTGGTTCGGCACTAGTGTTCTTTGCCATTACTGCAGCACTTATTATTGTAGCAGGCATCTCTTGGAAAATCATTTTACCAGTCTTTTTCGGCGGTGTCGCAGCAGGTGGTGCATTACTTTGGATGGCACTGTATATGCAAGATTTCTTAGAAACCACATTCGGCTTTAAGACATATCAATTTGCTCGAATTTATTCTTGGCTAGACCCATATTCATATTCCTCTAGCGACGGCTATCATTTAATAACATCGTTAAATGCCATTGGCTCAGGTGAAATTTTCGGTAAGGGCTTTAGAAACCGTGAAGTATACGTTGCCGAAAACCATACTGATTTTATTTTTACAGTTATTGGCGAGGAATGGGGCTTTATTGGTGCAAGTATTGTTATTTGTATGTTCTTTTTATTAATTTATCATTTAACAAAAACAACACTGCTATTAAAAGACCCATTCTCAACATATGTATGTGCTGGCATTATCGCGATGATTACGTTCCATGTCTTTGAAAATATAGGAATGACGATTCAGTTATTACCAATTACAGGCATCCCTCTACCATTCATTAGCTATGGGGGAAGCTCACTGATGGGCAATGCCTTAGCGATTGGTCTAGTCTTTAGTATGCGATTCCACTATCGCACATATATGTTTACAACCTATGACGAAGATGAATAA